The following coding sequences are from one Gadus morhua chromosome 10, gadMor3.0, whole genome shotgun sequence window:
- the arhgef6 gene encoding rho guanine nucleotide exchange factor 6 isoform X7: protein MGENGGGGQAMVKARFNFKQNNEDELSFNKGDLIHVSRQEDGGWWEGSLSGRTGWFPSNYVREVKPCEKPGSPKGTPLTKNYYSVVVQDILEHEREFVKELQTVLGCYLRPLQASDKLSSADSASLCGNLEEILTFQQGLCVALEECTKVQESLQRVAGCYLNLLPQIRHLYLAYCSSHPSAVCVLTDHSEELDKFMESQGASGPGILTLTTSLSRPFMRLDKYPTLLQELERHVEDAHPDYGDIVKAMAAFKNLVTQCQDLRKRKNLELQILSEPVRGWEGDSMKSLGSVAYMSTVHTQSGTSEEKEECYLMLFPNMLVMLSASPRMSGFIYQSRLPLTGATVTRQPEDPETAHYVFDITGSVMERLTVFCSTLQDYQEWLEHLQPYIKGGSPVGTIQKTAEGKPLSMVGTPSHLSHLGSFSVGSRSPLEPPKLSKPWSLSCLRPAPPLKPSAALGYKEVGKPVHVQRMSYIMKDSSKSPRPIKKFLPGNRKKDRKPSEDDSLIRKSTAALEEDAQILKVIEAYCTGAGLHQSASVRKECGPQVLLPEEEKIIVEEMKSNGQTVIEEKFFRSLVDAVYALKDEVHELKKEHNRMRQFLEDEQKSRKDLERVVRKLSKQKNDMAWDDANH from the exons ATGGGGGAGAACGGCGGGGGCGGCCAGGCCATGGTGAAGGCCCGCTTCAACTTCAAGCAGAACAACGAGGACGAGCTCTCCTTCAACAAGGGCGACCTCATCCACGTGTCGCGGCAGGAGGACGGCGGCTGGTGGGAGGGCTCGCTGAGCGGCCGGACGGGCTGGTTCCCTAGCAACTACGTCCGGGAGGTCAAACCCTGCG AGAAGCCGGGGTCTCCTAAAGGAACTCCGCTTACCAAAAACTACTACAGTGTG GTGGTCCAGGACATCTTGGAGCATGAGCGGGAGTTTGTGAAGGAACTGCAGACCGTGCTGGGCTGCTATCTGCGGCCGCTGCAAGCCAGTGACAA GCTGAGCAGCGCAGACAGTGCCAGTCTGTGTGGGAACCTGGAGGAGATCCTGACTTTCCAGCAGGGCCTGTGTGTGGCCCTCGAGGAATGCACCAA AGTCCAAGAGAGCCTGCAGCGCGTGGCCGGCTGCTATCTCAACCTGCTGCCTCAGATCAGACACCTGTACCTGGCCTACTGCTCCAGCCACCCCTCGGCCGTGTGCGTCCTCACCGACCACAG TGAAGAGCTGGATAAGTTCATGGAGAGCCAGGGGGCGAGTGGACCAGGCATCCTGACCCTCACCACCAGCCTTAGTCGGCCCTTCATGAGGCTGGACAAGTACCCCACGCTGCTGCAGGAGCTGGAGAGACACGTGGAG GACGCCCACCCAGACTATGGCGACATTGTGAAGGCGATGGCAGCTTTTAAAAACCTAGTG ACGCAGTGCCAGGACCTGAGGAAGCGTAAGAACCTGGAGCTCCAGATCCTGTCGGAGCCGGTGAGAGGCTGGGAGGGAGACAGCATGAAGAGCCTGGGCAGCGTGGCCTACATGTCCACCGTCCACACGCAGAGTGGCACCAGCGAG GAGAAAGAGGAGTGCTACCTGATGCTGTTCCCTAATATGCTGGTCATGCTATCGGCTAGCCCCAGGATGAGTGGCTTCATTTACCAG AGCAGACTACCTCTGACAGGCGCTACAGTGACCAGACAGCCAGAGGACCCAGAGACCGCCCACTATGTCTTCGATATCACAG ggAGCGTGATGGAGCGTCTGACGGTGTTCTGCAGTACACTGCAGGATTACCAAGAGTGGCTGGAGCACCTGCAGCCCTACATCAAAGGAGGCAGTCCTGTGGGCACCATCCAGAAG acggcAGAGGGTAAGCCTCTGAGCATGGTCGGCACGCCCTCCCACCTGTCCCACCTGGGCAGCTTCAGCGTGGGCAGCCGAAGCCCCCTGGAGCCCCCCAAGCTGAGCAAGCCCTGGTCCCTGAGCTGCCTGCGCCCCGCGCCCCCTCTCAAACCCTCTGCCGCTCTGGGCTACAAGGAGGTAGGGAAGCCCGTCCACGTCCAG AGGATGTCTTATATCATGAAG GACTCCAGCAAGAGCCCGCGTCCCATAAAGAAGTTCCTGCCCGGGAACCGCAAGAAGGACAGGAAGCCCTCTGAGGATGACTCCCTCATCCGGAAAA GCACGGCAGCGTTGGAGGAAGACGCCCAGATCCTGAAGGTGATCGAGGCGTACTGCACCGGGGCCGGCCTGCACCAGAGCGCCTCAG TGAGGAAAGAGTGTGGGCCTCAGGTTCTGCTGCCAGAGGAGGAAAAGATCATTGTGGAGGAAATGAAGAGCAACGGCCAGACCGTCATCGAGGAAAA GTTTTTCAGAAGCCTGGTTGATGCCGTGTATGCATTAAAGGACGAGGTTCATGAATTGAAAAAG GAGCACAACCGGATGAGGCAGTTCCTGGAGGATGAGCAGAAGTCCCGTAAGGACCTGGAGCGAGTGGTGCGCAAGCTGTCCAAGCAGAAGAACGACATGGCGTGGGACGACGCCAACCACTGA
- the arhgef6 gene encoding rho guanine nucleotide exchange factor 6 isoform X6 — MNPEEQTVTWLISLGVLSSPKKNIADPEDFLKTSLKDGVVVCKLIERVVPGFTAKYCQDPRTEADCISNIREFLRGCTSLKVEGFEAECLYTGEQFGKVLTTLLAVNFATQDCATERSCPPQGSIASSPSHNLSSVKSKGSLRRQSKTAEMGENGGGGQAMVKARFNFKQNNEDELSFNKGDLIHVSRQEDGGWWEGSLSGRTGWFPSNYVREVKPCEKPGSPKGTPLTKNYYSVVVQDILEHEREFVKELQTVLGCYLRPLQASDKLSSADSASLCGNLEEILTFQQGLCVALEECTKVQESLQRVAGCYLNLLPQIRHLYLAYCSSHPSAVCVLTDHSEELDKFMESQGASGPGILTLTTSLSRPFMRLDKYPTLLQELERHVEDAHPDYGDIVKAMAAFKNLVTQCQDLRKRKNLELQILSEPVRGWEGDSMKSLGSVAYMSTVHTQSGTSEEKEECYLMLFPNMLVMLSASPRMSGFIYQSRLPLTGATVTRQPEDPETAHYVFDITGSVMERLTVFCSTLQDYQEWLEHLQPYIKGGSPVGTIQKTAEGKPLSMVGTPSHLSHLGSFSVGSRSPLEPPKLSKPWSLSCLRPAPPLKPSAALGYKEDSSKSPRPIKKFLPGNRKKDRKPSEDDSLIRKSTAALEEDAQILKVIEAYCTGAGLHQSASVRKECGPQVLLPEEEKIIVEEMKSNGQTVIEEKSLVDAVYALKDEVHELKKEHNRMRQFLEDEQKSRKDLERVVRKLSKQKNDMAWDDANH; from the exons ATGAATCCCGAAGAGCAAACGGTGACTTGGCTGATATCGCTGGGAGTACTCAGTTCTCCTAAAAAGAACATAGCGGACCCAGAGGACTTTCTTAAAACATCGCTTAAGGATGGAGTCGTTGTGTGCAAACTTATCGAGCGAGTTGTACCTGGTTTCACTGCCAAG TACTGTCAAGATCCGAGGACCGAAGCAGACTGCATATCCAATATTCGGGAGTTTCTAAGAGGATGTACGTCATTGAAAGTTGAG GGCTTTGAGGCCGAGTGCTTGTACACAGGGGAGCAATTTGGCAAGGTTCTGACCACCCTGCTGGCGGTCAACTTTGCCACACAAG ACTGTGCCACGGAGAGATCATGTCCACCGCAGGGCTCCATTGCTTCTAGTCCCTCACATAACCTCTCCTCTGTCAAGTCCAAAGGATCGCTACGCAGACAATCCAAAACAGCG GAGATGGGGGAGAACGGCGGGGGCGGCCAGGCCATGGTGAAGGCCCGCTTCAACTTCAAGCAGAACAACGAGGACGAGCTCTCCTTCAACAAGGGCGACCTCATCCACGTGTCGCGGCAGGAGGACGGCGGCTGGTGGGAGGGCTCGCTGAGCGGCCGGACGGGCTGGTTCCCTAGCAACTACGTCCGGGAGGTCAAACCCTGCG AGAAGCCGGGGTCTCCTAAAGGAACTCCGCTTACCAAAAACTACTACAGTGTG GTGGTCCAGGACATCTTGGAGCATGAGCGGGAGTTTGTGAAGGAACTGCAGACCGTGCTGGGCTGCTATCTGCGGCCGCTGCAAGCCAGTGACAA GCTGAGCAGCGCAGACAGTGCCAGTCTGTGTGGGAACCTGGAGGAGATCCTGACTTTCCAGCAGGGCCTGTGTGTGGCCCTCGAGGAATGCACCAA AGTCCAAGAGAGCCTGCAGCGCGTGGCCGGCTGCTATCTCAACCTGCTGCCTCAGATCAGACACCTGTACCTGGCCTACTGCTCCAGCCACCCCTCGGCCGTGTGCGTCCTCACCGACCACAG TGAAGAGCTGGATAAGTTCATGGAGAGCCAGGGGGCGAGTGGACCAGGCATCCTGACCCTCACCACCAGCCTTAGTCGGCCCTTCATGAGGCTGGACAAGTACCCCACGCTGCTGCAGGAGCTGGAGAGACACGTGGAG GACGCCCACCCAGACTATGGCGACATTGTGAAGGCGATGGCAGCTTTTAAAAACCTAGTG ACGCAGTGCCAGGACCTGAGGAAGCGTAAGAACCTGGAGCTCCAGATCCTGTCGGAGCCGGTGAGAGGCTGGGAGGGAGACAGCATGAAGAGCCTGGGCAGCGTGGCCTACATGTCCACCGTCCACACGCAGAGTGGCACCAGCGAG GAGAAAGAGGAGTGCTACCTGATGCTGTTCCCTAATATGCTGGTCATGCTATCGGCTAGCCCCAGGATGAGTGGCTTCATTTACCAG AGCAGACTACCTCTGACAGGCGCTACAGTGACCAGACAGCCAGAGGACCCAGAGACCGCCCACTATGTCTTCGATATCACAG ggAGCGTGATGGAGCGTCTGACGGTGTTCTGCAGTACACTGCAGGATTACCAAGAGTGGCTGGAGCACCTGCAGCCCTACATCAAAGGAGGCAGTCCTGTGGGCACCATCCAGAAG acggcAGAGGGTAAGCCTCTGAGCATGGTCGGCACGCCCTCCCACCTGTCCCACCTGGGCAGCTTCAGCGTGGGCAGCCGAAGCCCCCTGGAGCCCCCCAAGCTGAGCAAGCCCTGGTCCCTGAGCTGCCTGCGCCCCGCGCCCCCTCTCAAACCCTCTGCCGCTCTGGGCTACAAGGAG GACTCCAGCAAGAGCCCGCGTCCCATAAAGAAGTTCCTGCCCGGGAACCGCAAGAAGGACAGGAAGCCCTCTGAGGATGACTCCCTCATCCGGAAAA GCACGGCAGCGTTGGAGGAAGACGCCCAGATCCTGAAGGTGATCGAGGCGTACTGCACCGGGGCCGGCCTGCACCAGAGCGCCTCAG TGAGGAAAGAGTGTGGGCCTCAGGTTCTGCTGCCAGAGGAGGAAAAGATCATTGTGGAGGAAATGAAGAGCAACGGCCAGACCGTCATCGAGGAAAA AAGCCTGGTTGATGCCGTGTATGCATTAAAGGACGAGGTTCATGAATTGAAAAAG GAGCACAACCGGATGAGGCAGTTCCTGGAGGATGAGCAGAAGTCCCGTAAGGACCTGGAGCGAGTGGTGCGCAAGCTGTCCAAGCAGAAGAACGACATGGCGTGGGACGACGCCAACCACTGA
- the arhgef6 gene encoding rho guanine nucleotide exchange factor 6 isoform X5 — MNPEEQTVTWLISLGVLSSPKKNIADPEDFLKTSLKDGVVVCKLIERVVPGFTAKYCQDPRTEADCISNIREFLRGCTSLKVEGFEAECLYTGEQFGKVLTTLLAVNFATQDCATERSCPPQGSIASSPSHNLSSVKSKGSLRRQSKTAEMGENGGGGQAMVKARFNFKQNNEDELSFNKGDLIHVSRQEDGGWWEGSLSGRTGWFPSNYVREVKPCEKPGSPKGTPLTKNYYSVVVQDILEHEREFVKELQTVLGCYLRPLQASDKLSSADSASLCGNLEEILTFQQGLCVALEECTKVQESLQRVAGCYLNLLPQIRHLYLAYCSSHPSAVCVLTDHSEELDKFMESQGASGPGILTLTTSLSRPFMRLDKYPTLLQELERHVEDAHPDYGDIVKAMAAFKNLVTQCQDLRKRKNLELQILSEPVRGWEGDSMKSLGSVAYMSTVHTQSGTSEEKEECYLMLFPNMLVMLSASPRMSGFIYQSRLPLTGATVTRQPEDPETAHYVFDITGSVMERLTVFCSTLQDYQEWLEHLQPYIKGGSPVGTIQKTAEGKPLSMVGTPSHLSHLGSFSVGSRSPLEPPKLSKPWSLSCLRPAPPLKPSAALGYKEDSSKSPRPIKKFLPGNRKKDRKPSEDDSLIRKSTAALEEDAQILKVIEAYCTGAGLHQSASVRKECGPQVLLPEEEKIIVEEMKSNGQTVIEEKFFRSLVDAVYALKDEVHELKKEHNRMRQFLEDEQKSRKDLERVVRKLSKQKNDMAWDDANH; from the exons ATGAATCCCGAAGAGCAAACGGTGACTTGGCTGATATCGCTGGGAGTACTCAGTTCTCCTAAAAAGAACATAGCGGACCCAGAGGACTTTCTTAAAACATCGCTTAAGGATGGAGTCGTTGTGTGCAAACTTATCGAGCGAGTTGTACCTGGTTTCACTGCCAAG TACTGTCAAGATCCGAGGACCGAAGCAGACTGCATATCCAATATTCGGGAGTTTCTAAGAGGATGTACGTCATTGAAAGTTGAG GGCTTTGAGGCCGAGTGCTTGTACACAGGGGAGCAATTTGGCAAGGTTCTGACCACCCTGCTGGCGGTCAACTTTGCCACACAAG ACTGTGCCACGGAGAGATCATGTCCACCGCAGGGCTCCATTGCTTCTAGTCCCTCACATAACCTCTCCTCTGTCAAGTCCAAAGGATCGCTACGCAGACAATCCAAAACAGCG GAGATGGGGGAGAACGGCGGGGGCGGCCAGGCCATGGTGAAGGCCCGCTTCAACTTCAAGCAGAACAACGAGGACGAGCTCTCCTTCAACAAGGGCGACCTCATCCACGTGTCGCGGCAGGAGGACGGCGGCTGGTGGGAGGGCTCGCTGAGCGGCCGGACGGGCTGGTTCCCTAGCAACTACGTCCGGGAGGTCAAACCCTGCG AGAAGCCGGGGTCTCCTAAAGGAACTCCGCTTACCAAAAACTACTACAGTGTG GTGGTCCAGGACATCTTGGAGCATGAGCGGGAGTTTGTGAAGGAACTGCAGACCGTGCTGGGCTGCTATCTGCGGCCGCTGCAAGCCAGTGACAA GCTGAGCAGCGCAGACAGTGCCAGTCTGTGTGGGAACCTGGAGGAGATCCTGACTTTCCAGCAGGGCCTGTGTGTGGCCCTCGAGGAATGCACCAA AGTCCAAGAGAGCCTGCAGCGCGTGGCCGGCTGCTATCTCAACCTGCTGCCTCAGATCAGACACCTGTACCTGGCCTACTGCTCCAGCCACCCCTCGGCCGTGTGCGTCCTCACCGACCACAG TGAAGAGCTGGATAAGTTCATGGAGAGCCAGGGGGCGAGTGGACCAGGCATCCTGACCCTCACCACCAGCCTTAGTCGGCCCTTCATGAGGCTGGACAAGTACCCCACGCTGCTGCAGGAGCTGGAGAGACACGTGGAG GACGCCCACCCAGACTATGGCGACATTGTGAAGGCGATGGCAGCTTTTAAAAACCTAGTG ACGCAGTGCCAGGACCTGAGGAAGCGTAAGAACCTGGAGCTCCAGATCCTGTCGGAGCCGGTGAGAGGCTGGGAGGGAGACAGCATGAAGAGCCTGGGCAGCGTGGCCTACATGTCCACCGTCCACACGCAGAGTGGCACCAGCGAG GAGAAAGAGGAGTGCTACCTGATGCTGTTCCCTAATATGCTGGTCATGCTATCGGCTAGCCCCAGGATGAGTGGCTTCATTTACCAG AGCAGACTACCTCTGACAGGCGCTACAGTGACCAGACAGCCAGAGGACCCAGAGACCGCCCACTATGTCTTCGATATCACAG ggAGCGTGATGGAGCGTCTGACGGTGTTCTGCAGTACACTGCAGGATTACCAAGAGTGGCTGGAGCACCTGCAGCCCTACATCAAAGGAGGCAGTCCTGTGGGCACCATCCAGAAG acggcAGAGGGTAAGCCTCTGAGCATGGTCGGCACGCCCTCCCACCTGTCCCACCTGGGCAGCTTCAGCGTGGGCAGCCGAAGCCCCCTGGAGCCCCCCAAGCTGAGCAAGCCCTGGTCCCTGAGCTGCCTGCGCCCCGCGCCCCCTCTCAAACCCTCTGCCGCTCTGGGCTACAAGGAG GACTCCAGCAAGAGCCCGCGTCCCATAAAGAAGTTCCTGCCCGGGAACCGCAAGAAGGACAGGAAGCCCTCTGAGGATGACTCCCTCATCCGGAAAA GCACGGCAGCGTTGGAGGAAGACGCCCAGATCCTGAAGGTGATCGAGGCGTACTGCACCGGGGCCGGCCTGCACCAGAGCGCCTCAG TGAGGAAAGAGTGTGGGCCTCAGGTTCTGCTGCCAGAGGAGGAAAAGATCATTGTGGAGGAAATGAAGAGCAACGGCCAGACCGTCATCGAGGAAAA GTTTTTCAGAAGCCTGGTTGATGCCGTGTATGCATTAAAGGACGAGGTTCATGAATTGAAAAAG GAGCACAACCGGATGAGGCAGTTCCTGGAGGATGAGCAGAAGTCCCGTAAGGACCTGGAGCGAGTGGTGCGCAAGCTGTCCAAGCAGAAGAACGACATGGCGTGGGACGACGCCAACCACTGA